A stretch of Primulina tabacum isolate GXHZ01 chromosome 13, ASM2559414v2, whole genome shotgun sequence DNA encodes these proteins:
- the LOC142522268 gene encoding chitin elicitor receptor kinase 1-like, with protein MSLLFLKISLLLLIRLFSAADCRCSGGCDLALASYYMWENSNLTFINQVTGVPIPTILSYNPQIANQDVVIAGTRTNIPFRCDCIDGEFLGHVFTYDVNTGDTYQTIANVYYSNLTTVQLLTRFNSYPAFNIPDNGLLNVTVNCSCGDKDVSKDYGLFVTYPLRPGESLQSVADANNLSSTLLVSYNPTVNFSDGVSVVYFPGKDQNGNYPPLNSSLLSGLSGGIIAGISVAGVVGVLLFSGCLYIRYQRKKNAAKIQLLSGVSEAPRGTFIHASDSAVTRDGTSQGLTGITVDKSVEFSYEELANATNDFDIANKIGEGGFGSVYYAELRDEKAAIKKMDMQASKEFLAELKVLTHVHHLNLVRLIGYCVEGSLFLVYEYIENGNLSQHLRGSDKEPLTWSTRVQIALDSARGLEYIHEHTVPVYIHRDIKSANILIDKNFRAKVADFGLTKLTEVGSTSLPTGRLVGTFGYMPPEYAQFGDVSPKVDVYAFGVVLYELISAKSAIVKSTGSAADSKGLVALFEEASSNPNPSENLQRLVDPRLVDYPLESVIKLSALARACTAETPEIRPTMRSIVVALMTLSSSTEDWDLGSFYGNQGLLNLMSGR; from the exons ATGAGCCTgctatttctgaagatttcactACTATTGCTTATCAGGCTGTTCTCCGCTGCCGATTGCCGGTGCAGCGGCGGCTGTGACTTAGCTCtagcatcctactacatgtggGAAAATTCAAACCTCACTTTCATTAACCAAGTCACTGGCGTCCCAATCCCAACAATCCTCAGTTACAACCCTCAAATTGCTAATCAAGACGTCGTGATAGCTGGTACGCGGACCAACATTCCGTTCCGTTGCGACTGCATCGACGGCGAGTTCCTCGGCCACGTGTTCACTTATGATGTTAATACTGGAGACACTTACCAGACGATCGCGAATGTGTACTACTCGAACTTGACGACTGTGCAGCTTTTGACGAGGTTTAACAGCTACCCCGCGTTCAATATTCCTGACAATGGGCTGTTGAATGTTACTGTGAACTGTAGTTGTGGTGACAAGGACGTATCGAAAGATTATGGTTTGTTTGTGACTTATCCTCTGAGGCCTGGGGAGAGCTTACAGTCGGTGGCCGATGCCAATAATTTGAGTTCTACTCTGTTGGTGAGTTATAATCCGACGGTGAATTTCAGTGATGGTGTCAGTGTGGTGTATTTTCCGGGGAAAG ATCAGAATGGGAACTATCCACCTCTAAATAGCAG CTTGTTATCAGGATTATCTGGTGGAATCATAGCTGGGATATCTGTTGCAGGAGTGGTTGGTGTTTTGTTATTTTCTGGATGTTTGTACATTAGATATCAGAGAAAAAAAAATGCGGCAAAGATTCAATTGCTCTCAGGAGTATCTGAAG CTCCGCGAGGCACTTTTATCCATGCATCTGATTCTGCTGTTACTCGGGATGGCACCTCTCAAGGGCTTACCGGCATTACTGTTGACAAATCTGTTGAGTTCTCATATGAAGAACTTGCAAACGCAACTAATGATTTTGACATAGCTAATAAGATTGGTGAAGGGGGTTTTGGTTCTGTCTACTACGCTGAGCTCCGAGATGAA AAAGCTGCAATAAAGAAAATGGACATGCAAGCCAGTAAAGAATTTCTTGCTGAATTGAAGGTTTTGACGCATGTTCACCATCTCAACCTG GTGCGGTTGATAGGGTATTGCGTGGAGGGCTCTCTGTTTCTTGTATATGAATACATTGAGAATGGAAACTTAAGTCAGCATCTTCGTGGCTCAG ACAAGGAACCACTGACATGGTCAACTAGAGTGCAGATCGCTCTTGATTCAGCGAGAGGTCTTGAATATATCCACGAACACACTGTCCCAGTCTACATCCATCGTGatattaaatcagcaaatattTTAATAGACAAGAACTTCCGCGCAAAG GTTGCAGATTTTGGATTAACAAAACTGACTGAAGTGGGAAGTACTTCGTTGCCAACAGGGCGTCTTGTGGGCACATTTGGTTATATGCCGCCAGA ATATGCTCAATTTGGTGATGTTTCTCCAAAAGTAGATGTCTATGCTTTTGGTGTCGTGCTTTATGAGTTAATTTCTGCAAAAAGTGCAATAGTAAAGTCCACTGGTTCTGCTGCGGACTCGAAGGGCCTTGTTGCGTTG TTTGAAGAAGCTTCTAGTAATCCAAACCCAAGTGAAAACCTCCAAAGACTGGTTGACCCTAGACTTGTAGATTATCCCCTCGAATCAGTCATCAAG TTGTCTGCGCTTGCGAGAGCTTGTACGGCCGAAACTCCTGAAATTCGACCAACCATGAGATCTATTGTGGTTGCCTTGATGACTCTCTCTTCTTCGACAGAAGATTGGGACTTGGGCTCTTTCTATGGAAACCAAGGTTTGTTAAATTTAATGTCCGGAAGATAG